A genome region from Christensenella minuta includes the following:
- a CDS encoding sugar-binding transcriptional regulator: MNEKEFQLMISAAKQYYQLGISQEEIARKAYVSKSTVSRLIRKAVDLGYVEFKINYSGEAVTHLQQELFDLSGIPCTVLPAFVDDYLPRLDDVCAYAAHDIPTLIEDDEIVGVTWGRTTEYLAKNLVPPPQEKHGVKVCMLSGFVTGTIASMKATHIIEKFADIFSAQGFVMPAPLLVDTEHIAQVLLSDSNIRYVMDLCRRAQTVILSVGGTDLKDTFLTDEGTYNLSVYNKIVHSGGVGDIAGRNFDINGNEIQSNITGRIISISLSELKQKRNRICIAIGEHKSQAILGALRGGIVNRLYTDEITAKDILKKARLLRK, translated from the coding sequence ATGAACGAAAAAGAATTTCAGTTGATGATAAGTGCTGCAAAGCAATACTACCAGCTTGGGATCAGCCAGGAAGAAATCGCACGGAAGGCCTATGTCTCCAAATCTACGGTCTCTCGCCTGATCCGCAAAGCGGTTGATCTCGGGTATGTCGAATTCAAGATCAATTATTCGGGCGAAGCTGTAACCCACCTCCAGCAGGAGCTATTCGACCTCTCCGGCATTCCCTGCACGGTGCTCCCCGCCTTTGTGGACGATTACCTCCCGCGGCTGGACGATGTGTGCGCATACGCCGCGCACGATATCCCTACGCTCATCGAAGACGATGAGATTGTCGGCGTCACATGGGGGCGTACCACCGAATATCTCGCCAAGAACCTGGTCCCGCCTCCGCAGGAAAAACATGGGGTAAAGGTCTGTATGCTGAGCGGTTTCGTGACGGGAACCATTGCCTCCATGAAAGCGACCCATATCATAGAAAAATTTGCCGATATTTTTTCCGCGCAGGGCTTTGTTATGCCAGCCCCTCTGCTGGTCGATACGGAGCACATTGCGCAGGTACTACTGTCCGATTCCAATATCCGCTATGTCATGGATCTCTGCCGCAGGGCACAGACTGTTATCCTTTCCGTTGGAGGAACGGATTTGAAGGATACTTTCCTGACAGACGAAGGGACCTATAACCTTAGTGTTTACAATAAAATCGTGCACAGCGGAGGGGTGGGCGACATCGCCGGACGCAATTTCGATATCAACGGAAACGAGATACAGAGCAACATTACCGGCCGAATCATCAGTATTTCTCTTTCCGAACTCAAGCAAAAGAGAAACCGCATCTGCATCGCGATCGGCGAGCATAAAAGCCAGGCCATCCTCGGCGCGCTGCGCGGCGGTATCGTGAACCGCCTTTATACGGACGAGATCACGGCCAAAGACATCCTGAAAAAAGCCCGCCTGCTCAGGAAGTAA
- a CDS encoding LacI family DNA-binding transcriptional regulator, producing the protein MAGKQNITIIDVAQKAGLSSATAGRVLGGYGNVSEKARLKVMKAAKELGYMPNAIAQSMKSQVTKTIGVLVGNIANPFFSEIIHSIEVKGAEAGYSVIIANTGEDIDEEVKAIKTLYAKRIDGLIIATAQPNDMILDASKKRLYAGDVPVVYIDRELLNVNELIIKADNFSGSYEATRYLIQKGHENIGLIASIFTSTMYERIDGYKKALSDAGMPCHKEYIKIGSTASVEEGNRFTKELLAQSAELTALFVLNNITCTGALLALREMNKKIGRDISFIAWDDFELAKILDPPLTTVTQDPKKMGELAAEKLFEKINAKRENKEWFGESTIVLKTQMIERQSCRDINLLK; encoded by the coding sequence GTGGCAGGAAAGCAAAATATTACAATTATAGACGTAGCGCAAAAGGCAGGATTATCGTCCGCGACTGCCGGACGTGTGCTCGGAGGATATGGGAACGTTTCGGAAAAGGCACGTTTAAAGGTGATGAAAGCAGCTAAGGAACTTGGCTATATGCCCAATGCGATTGCGCAGAGTATGAAAAGCCAGGTTACCAAAACGATCGGGGTCTTGGTCGGGAATATTGCAAATCCGTTTTTTAGCGAGATCATTCATTCCATTGAGGTGAAAGGCGCGGAAGCAGGATATAGCGTGATTATCGCCAATACGGGCGAAGATATCGACGAGGAAGTAAAAGCCATCAAAACATTATATGCAAAGCGCATTGACGGTCTGATTATTGCAACGGCGCAGCCGAACGATATGATACTGGATGCCTCGAAAAAAAGGCTGTATGCCGGAGATGTTCCGGTAGTATATATTGACCGCGAATTATTGAATGTCAACGAATTGATCATTAAGGCGGACAATTTTTCAGGAAGTTATGAAGCGACCCGCTATTTGATCCAAAAGGGACATGAGAACATTGGCCTGATCGCAAGTATTTTTACGTCGACTATGTACGAGCGGATCGACGGATATAAAAAGGCATTAAGCGATGCGGGGATGCCTTGCCACAAAGAATATATCAAAATCGGGAGCACTGCATCCGTTGAAGAAGGGAATCGATTCACTAAGGAGTTGCTGGCGCAAAGCGCGGAGCTGACGGCTTTATTCGTTCTTAATAATATTACATGTACAGGGGCGTTACTGGCCCTGCGGGAAATGAATAAAAAAATTGGCCGTGATATCAGCTTCATTGCCTGGGACGACTTTGAATTGGCGAAGATACTTGATCCCCCGTTGACGACGGTAACGCAGGATCCCAAAAAAATGGGAGAATTGGCTGCGGAAAAATTATTTGAGAAAATCAACGCAAAACGGGAGAATAAGGAATGGTTTGGAGAATCGACAATCGTGCTCAAAACACAAATGATCGAGCGCCAATCATGCCGCGATATTAACCTTTTAAAATAA
- a CDS encoding anhydro-N-acetylmuramic acid kinase: MALIMGMNSGSSFDGIDVILAETEIAEDGFPKPTKFLKGGSYQWPKEVEDMIVPAFDNKVDMVGLTRLTYIAGAQMAEAVRQFMKENGIDPRDIEVLGVDGQTIYQEQPDHVKIAAMTDTQKDDWVHRWLDGPYPCGYQIGDTSVIAGLTNITTVTNFRQADHVWGGSAAPLMQYFDFVLFRDKEEPTLTLNIGGIANVHLAYKDRRKMVAFDTGPGNLMSDNAARRLLGQPCDYDGAVAAKGTVNEKMLAEFMEHEFFKRPVPRSGWKYDFSEEYSNKMLDKYSNLSTEDIMATVCAFTAEAIVRNMNDYIPQDMLERVKVMYASGGGVKNPTIMKYIQEKLPRNIRLTSSEEIGIPPEYKEACKFATLAYSTMHNIADNIPAACHASQYTILGKVSFAPWKAKNVGPLD; the protein is encoded by the coding sequence ATGGCATTAATTATGGGGATGAACAGTGGTTCATCATTCGATGGAATTGACGTTATTCTTGCGGAAACAGAAATTGCGGAAGACGGTTTTCCGAAGCCGACAAAATTTTTGAAAGGAGGATCGTATCAATGGCCTAAAGAAGTGGAAGATATGATCGTCCCTGCATTCGACAATAAAGTCGATATGGTAGGGCTTACCCGTCTCACCTATATTGCGGGAGCACAGATGGCGGAAGCGGTCCGCCAGTTCATGAAGGAAAACGGAATTGATCCGAGGGATATCGAAGTATTGGGAGTGGACGGCCAGACGATCTATCAGGAGCAGCCCGACCATGTGAAGATCGCAGCGATGACGGATACGCAAAAGGATGACTGGGTGCATCGCTGGCTGGATGGACCGTATCCGTGCGGCTACCAAATCGGCGATACATCTGTGATTGCCGGCCTGACCAATATTACCACTGTGACGAATTTTCGGCAGGCCGACCATGTATGGGGCGGCAGCGCAGCACCGTTGATGCAGTATTTTGATTTCGTTTTATTCCGTGATAAGGAAGAGCCAACACTTACGCTGAATATTGGTGGGATTGCAAATGTGCATCTTGCATATAAAGACCGCCGTAAAATGGTCGCATTTGATACTGGTCCCGGGAATCTGATGTCTGACAATGCGGCAAGAAGGCTTCTTGGGCAGCCGTGCGATTATGACGGTGCTGTTGCGGCCAAGGGAACGGTAAATGAAAAAATGCTGGCGGAATTTATGGAGCATGAATTCTTCAAGCGGCCTGTACCGCGTTCCGGATGGAAATATGATTTTTCAGAGGAATACAGTAATAAGATGCTGGACAAATATTCAAATCTCTCTACGGAAGATATTATGGCGACGGTCTGTGCCTTTACAGCAGAAGCGATCGTACGCAATATGAACGATTATATTCCGCAGGATATGCTTGAGCGGGTGAAAGTAATGTATGCATCCGGCGGTGGCGTAAAAAATCCGACCATTATGAAATATATCCAGGAAAAATTGCCCCGGAACATCCGCCTGACATCTTCCGAGGAGATCGGTATCCCTCCGGAATATAAAGAAGCATGCAAATTTGCGACACTAGCATATTCGACAATGCATAATATTGCGGATAACATTCCGGCCGCATGCCATGCATCCCAGTATACGATCCTGGGGAAAGTATCGTTTGCGCCATGGAAGGCGAAAAATGTTGGGCCTTTGGATTAA
- a CDS encoding sugar ABC transporter substrate-binding protein, producing the protein MKKSIVVTLVCLMVISAMLFVACGAPAAEVSAPAESTAAETPASSEEPASEEPAESAGAASAEGVKIGFSFGQSVHPFFVAMQQGAEAAAKEAGVQLVVTTADYEVETQVSDVENLMQQGVKAIMVNPIDSAALSNVCNEALGKGIGIFPVDINVDNCEVTAFVSSDNKEIGKMEAEYIIEQLGGEGTVAWLGNPSITSLRDRQEGFFEVMDAQEGIKVVATNETAAIERTKALEAAETILQANPDLDCIAGSNESSALGALSAAQAAGKTDVLITGVDATEDNLNAIKSGTPFSMAVAQDPYQMGYQAVQNALKWINGEEVEEFISVPIGLITIDNVDEYIEREAQYAAAE; encoded by the coding sequence ATGAAAAAGTCTATTGTTGTAACTCTGGTATGTTTAATGGTCATTTCGGCAATGCTATTCGTAGCTTGCGGCGCACCTGCGGCGGAAGTCTCCGCACCTGCGGAATCAACAGCAGCAGAAACGCCTGCATCATCTGAAGAACCCGCTTCCGAGGAACCGGCAGAGAGTGCGGGGGCGGCTTCGGCAGAAGGCGTAAAGATCGGCTTTTCTTTCGGACAGAGCGTTCATCCGTTTTTCGTAGCCATGCAGCAAGGGGCGGAAGCAGCGGCGAAAGAAGCGGGAGTACAACTGGTCGTTACCACCGCTGATTATGAAGTCGAGACACAGGTTTCAGACGTGGAAAATCTGATGCAGCAAGGTGTAAAAGCAATTATGGTAAACCCGATCGACTCTGCGGCACTTAGCAATGTATGCAATGAAGCGTTGGGAAAGGGGATCGGAATTTTCCCGGTCGATATCAATGTGGACAACTGTGAGGTAACGGCATTTGTTTCTTCTGACAATAAAGAAATCGGAAAAATGGAAGCGGAATATATTATAGAACAGTTGGGCGGCGAAGGCACGGTTGCATGGCTGGGAAATCCGAGCATTACATCTCTGCGCGACCGGCAGGAAGGCTTTTTTGAAGTGATGGACGCGCAGGAGGGAATCAAAGTTGTCGCGACGAACGAAACGGCGGCAATTGAGCGGACCAAAGCGCTCGAAGCGGCAGAGACTATCCTACAGGCGAATCCTGATTTGGACTGCATAGCGGGTTCAAACGAATCTTCCGCCCTGGGTGCGCTTTCGGCGGCACAGGCTGCCGGCAAAACCGATGTTCTGATTACGGGAGTTGACGCAACAGAAGACAATCTCAATGCGATCAAATCTGGCACGCCATTCTCGATGGCAGTTGCCCAGGATCCCTACCAGATGGGCTACCAGGCAGTACAGAATGCACTCAAATGGATCAATGGAGAAGAAGTGGAAGAGTTCATTTCCGTACCGATCGGCTTGATTACGATTGATAATGTGGATGAATATATCGAACGTGAGGCGCAGTACGCTGCCGCTGAATAA
- a CDS encoding sugar ABC transporter ATP-binding protein yields MKSITKSFAGVTVLDNIQFDLMEGEVHALMGENGAGKSTLMKILTGVYTKDSGIVEKLDQGGNMVQMEHITPKEAQEKGISIVFQEFNLLNNMSIAENVFIGREPKTKAGTMDWKKLYADTRDILKRVKVDKEPRVLVSELSVAEKQLVEIAKCLSYQADIIVLDEPTSSLTDREVDILFDLITELKSKGTSIIYISHRMEEIFKITDRITVFRDGKFVDTFKTADTTNEELVQCMIGRKLNLEKNTQAKDYKDKDVALEVKNVNVNVTLKSKPFDFRLHKGEILGFFGLVGAGRTEMARIIFGIDKADKAEVYKNGRKIILKSPIDAINNGIALIPEDRKELGLVLSLSVQNNLVLSCLKNLSPIRARKAEEKEIALKYIKDLSVALSSEEQAVEELSGGNQQKVVLGKWLAMKPDILIMDEPTRGIDVGAKAEIYSIMRQLAENGTSILMISSEMPEILHISDRVIVLYEGQKTLDAPVTGLNQEKLMHAAIGGI; encoded by the coding sequence ATGAAAAGCATCACCAAATCCTTTGCCGGCGTTACAGTGCTTGACAATATACAATTCGACCTAATGGAGGGCGAAGTACACGCGCTGATGGGTGAAAACGGAGCAGGGAAATCTACTCTGATGAAGATATTGACGGGCGTATATACAAAAGACAGCGGAATCGTAGAAAAACTGGACCAGGGTGGAAACATGGTGCAAATGGAACATATTACGCCAAAGGAAGCACAGGAGAAGGGAATCAGTATCGTGTTCCAAGAGTTCAACCTTCTTAACAATATGAGTATTGCCGAGAACGTTTTTATCGGCAGGGAACCCAAAACAAAAGCGGGCACGATGGACTGGAAAAAACTGTATGCAGATACCCGGGATATATTGAAGCGCGTCAAAGTAGACAAAGAACCGCGAGTCCTGGTCTCGGAACTGAGCGTAGCGGAAAAACAACTGGTTGAAATTGCAAAATGCCTGTCCTATCAGGCGGATATTATCGTATTGGATGAACCAACTTCCAGTCTGACAGACCGCGAAGTAGATATCCTATTTGATTTAATTACCGAACTGAAATCAAAGGGAACGAGTATCATTTATATTTCCCATCGAATGGAGGAAATTTTTAAAATAACAGATCGGATCACGGTATTTCGGGACGGAAAATTTGTCGATACATTCAAAACGGCTGACACTACCAATGAAGAATTGGTGCAATGCATGATTGGCAGGAAACTAAATTTAGAAAAGAACACTCAGGCAAAGGATTACAAGGATAAGGACGTTGCACTTGAAGTTAAAAATGTGAATGTAAATGTTACGCTGAAATCAAAGCCTTTTGATTTTAGACTCCATAAAGGAGAAATATTAGGCTTTTTTGGCCTTGTGGGCGCAGGCAGGACTGAGATGGCGCGTATTATCTTTGGGATCGATAAAGCGGATAAGGCGGAAGTGTATAAAAACGGCCGGAAGATTATCCTTAAGTCGCCAATCGATGCGATCAACAATGGAATTGCGCTGATTCCGGAGGACAGGAAAGAATTGGGATTGGTTTTATCCTTGTCCGTGCAAAACAATTTGGTATTATCGTGCCTGAAAAATTTAAGCCCGATCAGGGCGCGAAAGGCGGAAGAGAAGGAAATCGCCCTGAAATATATCAAGGACCTTTCAGTAGCTTTGAGCAGCGAAGAACAGGCAGTGGAGGAACTTTCCGGAGGAAACCAGCAAAAGGTTGTTTTGGGGAAATGGCTGGCGATGAAACCGGATATCCTGATTATGGATGAACCGACACGCGGAATTGACGTAGGAGCAAAGGCAGAGATCTATTCGATCATGCGGCAACTTGCAGAAAATGGAACAAGTATTTTGATGATTTCATCAGAAATGCCGGAAATTTTACATATCAGTGATCGTGTGATCGTACTTTATGAAGGACAGAAAACACTGGATGCACCTGTTACGGGTCTCAACCAGGAAAAGCTGATGCATGCAGCGATTGGAGGAATTTAA
- a CDS encoding ABC transporter permease — protein MSNNEAIIASKAKRGRKAANLRQYALIFIMIGLFVVFTCLTNAFFTPDNLLNMFRQVSMICIVGVGMTMIIILGDIDLSPGSVMAFVGVMGATVYKMTQSPFLTLVFSLAIGAGVGFVNGFITAKGRIPAFITTLATMQIFRGISFIYTGGNPVSVFDEGFTQFGTGYVGAIPLPVVLMAAVVVVGIFITQYTRFGRHIYAVGGNSKASQWSGISVDRIKIGVFTLSGLFTGLAGLVMAARLGSGQPSAADGFEMDVIAAVILGGASLAGGRGTIFGTVIGVIIIGVLANGLTLLDVSSYWQQVVKGLIIVVAVLIDTKSRKKA, from the coding sequence ATGTCGAATAATGAAGCAATAATCGCTTCTAAAGCGAAGCGTGGAAGAAAGGCTGCAAACTTGCGGCAATATGCGCTTATTTTTATTATGATTGGCCTGTTTGTGGTCTTTACCTGTTTGACAAACGCATTTTTTACGCCGGATAATCTGCTCAACATGTTTCGGCAGGTGTCGATGATATGCATCGTTGGGGTCGGAATGACCATGATTATTATCCTAGGAGATATTGACCTGTCTCCGGGATCAGTAATGGCATTTGTCGGCGTAATGGGTGCAACAGTATATAAAATGACTCAAAGTCCCTTTCTGACATTGGTATTTTCGCTCGCGATCGGCGCGGGAGTTGGTTTTGTAAATGGATTTATCACCGCGAAAGGCCGAATCCCAGCGTTTATTACAACATTGGCGACGATGCAGATTTTCCGCGGAATATCTTTTATTTATACGGGGGGCAACCCGGTGTCGGTATTTGATGAAGGATTTACACAATTTGGAACGGGATATGTGGGAGCGATCCCGCTGCCGGTTGTATTGATGGCTGCGGTTGTTGTCGTTGGCATTTTTATTACACAATACACACGGTTCGGACGGCATATTTATGCAGTCGGCGGAAACTCTAAAGCAAGTCAATGGTCTGGTATCAGCGTAGATAGAATAAAAATTGGCGTGTTTACCCTGAGCGGTCTTTTTACCGGACTGGCAGGTCTTGTGATGGCAGCACGTCTCGGATCGGGGCAGCCTTCGGCAGCGGATGGATTTGAAATGGATGTTATCGCCGCCGTTATCCTGGGCGGAGCCTCTTTGGCTGGCGGCAGGGGGACGATTTTTGGAACGGTAATTGGTGTAATTATTATTGGCGTTCTGGCGAATGGGCTGACGCTTCTGGATGTTTCCTCCTATTGGCAGCAAGTGGTAAAGGGACTGATTATTGTTGTTGCTGTACTTATTGATACGAAAAGCAGGAAGAAGGCATAA
- a CDS encoding type I phosphomannose isomerase catalytic subunit, producing the protein MLYPFKFNHIYINKIWGSRDFSLFRNDLPEGKIGETWDIACHEEGTSVVTNGQYAGKTLQEMIYTFGHDLLGSRIAPENFPFMIRLVNPREKLSIQVHPNDEYARSKGMAAGKTEAWYVMETFEEPFLYLGTKACTEEEFRKSIKTGKTERYMKRYEAKKGDVYLIPSGLVHAMGSDLIMVEIGQNSNTTYRIFDYGRGRQVDVEDALNVADLNMRGRRSPGISVNYGGYRRTIYFLHEAFAWECYEISSHMKSCTDKGRFHAYTCVEGCGMLKYGNKCEYIQCGESVLMPACLEEYEVLGNLKLLKSYVPDKITAKQELCRMIGI; encoded by the coding sequence ATGCTATATCCATTTAAGTTTAATCATATTTATATCAATAAAATATGGGGGAGCCGGGATTTTTCATTATTCCGCAATGATCTTCCCGAGGGAAAAATTGGGGAAACATGGGATATTGCCTGCCATGAAGAAGGCACAAGCGTTGTAACGAATGGGCAATACGCAGGGAAAACATTGCAGGAAATGATCTACACGTTCGGTCATGACCTGCTTGGAAGCAGAATAGCTCCGGAGAATTTCCCTTTCATGATCCGTTTGGTCAATCCGCGGGAAAAGCTGTCTATCCAGGTACATCCCAATGATGAATACGCGCGCAGCAAAGGTATGGCGGCAGGGAAAACAGAAGCATGGTATGTTATGGAGACCTTTGAAGAACCCTTTTTATATTTGGGCACGAAGGCTTGTACGGAAGAAGAATTCCGCAAGAGCATCAAAACAGGGAAAACGGAAAGGTATATGAAGCGGTATGAAGCAAAAAAAGGAGATGTATACCTTATTCCTAGCGGCTTGGTGCATGCAATGGGAAGCGACTTGATTATGGTAGAGATCGGGCAAAACTCCAATACGACCTACCGTATATTTGACTATGGGCGCGGAAGACAAGTGGATGTAGAAGACGCATTGAATGTGGCTGATCTCAATATGCGCGGGAGGCGCTCCCCGGGCATCTCCGTTAATTACGGCGGATACAGGAGGACGATCTATTTTCTCCATGAAGCATTTGCCTGGGAATGCTATGAAATCAGCTCCCATATGAAGAGCTGTACGGATAAAGGGCGCTTCCATGCCTATACCTGTGTTGAAGGCTGCGGGATGCTGAAATACGGAAATAAGTGCGAATATATCCAATGCGGAGAAAGCGTGCTTATGCCAGCTTGTCTGGAAGAGTATGAGGTGCTGGGCAATTTGAAGCTGCTCAAATCGTACGTGCCGGATAAGATTACCGCAAAACAGGAATTGTGCAGAATGATAGGAATATGA
- a CDS encoding MFS transporter → MKKPDYRYTVRACYMGYIVLAIVINLTPILFVPLQSLYGITYAQLGILISVNFIVQVTSDLAFGRPADALGARPFVILAQVLTVAGLVVFVFAADLFADVFTGLLVGTILFSIGGGLLELLINPIVNAIPTKEKISAINVLHSFYSWGQIVVIIVTTVLIYTWGAASWRQIALLWLAIPAINIFLFSKAPIAPFVKEGKQKMPLKKVAKNKYFLLVVSCIIMAAASEHVMGEWSSTFMEKAAGFPKIVGDTAGVCMFALMMGVGRIIYAKLGGKNLLNALAAGAGLALAAYLLIAFTNNGVLALAACALCGFAVSTMWPGCIVLAADRFPRAGASMFSLLAASGDAGAAFAPWLAGMVAQGVSAVSGDQAGLRMAMLITAVFPLTMLAVISVIKKEHKKSGTQEKEYKGEDGNLSIDDVR, encoded by the coding sequence ATGAAAAAACCAGATTACAGATATACGGTACGGGCATGCTATATGGGATATATCGTGCTGGCAATCGTGATAAATTTGACACCGATCCTGTTTGTTCCGCTGCAAAGCCTGTATGGAATTACCTATGCTCAGCTTGGCATATTGATTTCGGTAAATTTTATTGTACAGGTAACGTCTGACCTTGCGTTTGGCAGACCGGCCGATGCGTTGGGTGCGCGCCCGTTCGTAATATTGGCACAAGTGCTGACTGTAGCGGGTCTGGTGGTATTTGTGTTTGCGGCAGACTTGTTTGCAGATGTATTTACGGGTCTGCTGGTTGGCACGATTCTTTTTTCAATAGGGGGCGGGCTACTGGAATTGCTAATCAATCCTATTGTGAACGCAATCCCGACCAAAGAGAAAATTTCAGCAATAAATGTACTGCATTCCTTTTATTCCTGGGGGCAGATCGTGGTCATTATTGTTACTACGGTACTGATTTATACCTGGGGAGCGGCAAGCTGGAGGCAGATTGCATTGTTATGGCTGGCAATTCCGGCAATTAACATATTTTTATTTTCCAAAGCGCCTATTGCTCCTTTTGTAAAGGAAGGGAAACAGAAGATGCCGCTTAAAAAGGTAGCGAAGAACAAATACTTCCTGCTTGTGGTGTCATGTATTATTATGGCCGCAGCTTCTGAGCATGTAATGGGCGAATGGAGCTCGACATTTATGGAAAAGGCTGCGGGATTTCCAAAAATTGTCGGCGATACGGCAGGCGTATGCATGTTTGCGCTTATGATGGGAGTGGGAAGAATCATCTATGCCAAATTGGGCGGGAAAAATTTGCTGAATGCTCTTGCTGCAGGCGCGGGCTTAGCTTTGGCGGCATATTTATTAATTGCATTTACGAACAATGGAGTACTAGCTTTGGCGGCATGCGCATTGTGTGGATTTGCGGTAAGCACCATGTGGCCGGGCTGTATCGTACTTGCTGCGGACCGTTTCCCACGGGCGGGAGCTTCAATGTTTTCTCTGCTTGCGGCAAGCGGCGACGCAGGCGCTGCATTTGCTCCGTGGCTTGCAGGTATGGTTGCGCAGGGGGTATCCGCAGTAAGCGGGGATCAGGCGGGCCTTCGGATGGCAATGCTTATAACGGCTGTGTTTCCGCTGACCATGCTGGCGGTCATATCGGTAATCAAAAAAGAACATAAAAAATCTGGAACACAAGAAAAGGAGTATAAAGGTGAAGACGGGAATCTCAGCATCGATGATGTGCGCTGA
- the rpe gene encoding ribulose-phosphate 3-epimerase, whose product MKTGISASMMCADLIDMKKDIRAMENAGIEYLHFDIMDGSFVPNYALGVCMIEQVRRETNLPLDIHLMVERPELKTGYFPFREGDTVSVHAEGTVHLQRLLQSLRREGIHPGVAMNPATPVEVLEYVLDVADFVLVMTVNPGFAGQVIVEETLRKIENVRSYLDERGYRDTVIQVDGNVSFENARKMKAAGAGNFVAGSAGLFRTDMTIPEAAKKLREAIR is encoded by the coding sequence GTGAAGACGGGAATCTCAGCATCGATGATGTGCGCTGATCTTATAGATATGAAAAAAGACATACGCGCAATGGAAAACGCGGGAATCGAGTACCTGCATTTTGATATTATGGACGGAAGCTTTGTGCCCAATTATGCACTGGGGGTATGCATGATTGAACAGGTTAGAAGAGAGACAAATTTACCGTTAGATATTCATTTAATGGTAGAACGTCCGGAGCTGAAAACAGGATACTTTCCTTTTCGTGAGGGAGATACAGTATCGGTGCATGCAGAAGGCACAGTTCACCTGCAAAGACTGCTGCAATCTCTTAGAAGGGAAGGGATACATCCGGGTGTTGCAATGAATCCGGCTACTCCTGTTGAAGTGTTGGAATATGTGCTGGATGTGGCGGATTTTGTGTTGGTAATGACGGTGAATCCGGGATTCGCAGGACAGGTAATCGTAGAAGAGACGCTGAGAAAAATTGAGAATGTACGCAGCTATCTGGATGAACGGGGTTACCGAGATACGGTGATTCAGGTTGATGGGAATGTAAGCTTTGAAAATGCAAGAAAAATGAAAGCTGCCGGTGCGGGGAATTTTGTAGCGGGGAGCGCGGGATTGTTCCGGACGGATATGACAATCCCGGAGGCTGCTAAAAAGCTGCGTGAAGCCATCCGGTAG
- a CDS encoding enoyl-CoA hydratase/isomerase family protein: protein MKLNTIIYEKRDAFAYITFNRPKVLNAINREMLDDLARITDDLRRDEGIRAIIVTGAGKAFIAGADIAAMRDFTAAEGREFNLYVQQQINNLENLPVPVICAINGYALGGGLELALACDIRIIAQDAKIGLPEVALGIFPGGGGTQRLPRLINNGYAKYYIYTGEHIPAQRAYELGIVQEVTGSGDLTGRAQEIADKIAKQGPIAVRMAKRVINEGANLGLRPSIVFDSEAYATTFATEDRITGMTAFLNKTKANFQNR from the coding sequence ATGAAACTTAATACTATCATTTATGAAAAAAGAGATGCCTTCGCGTACATCACATTCAATCGGCCCAAAGTGCTCAACGCAATAAACCGTGAAATGCTTGATGATCTAGCGCGCATCACTGACGATTTACGCCGGGATGAGGGCATCCGCGCCATAATCGTAACGGGGGCGGGCAAAGCGTTTATCGCGGGCGCAGATATCGCTGCTATGCGAGATTTCACAGCTGCAGAAGGGCGCGAGTTTAACTTGTACGTACAACAGCAGATCAACAATCTGGAAAACCTACCTGTGCCCGTGATTTGCGCCATCAATGGTTATGCGTTGGGGGGCGGACTCGAGCTTGCTCTGGCCTGTGATATCCGCATTATTGCACAAGACGCAAAAATTGGTTTGCCCGAAGTAGCTCTGGGCATCTTTCCCGGCGGCGGGGGTACGCAACGGCTACCCCGGCTCATAAATAACGGCTATGCGAAATATTACATTTATACAGGGGAACATATTCCTGCGCAAAGGGCGTACGAGCTCGGTATTGTGCAGGAAGTAACAGGGTCCGGGGATTTGACCGGGCGCGCACAGGAAATTGCTGATAAGATTGCAAAACAGGGCCCCATCGCCGTGCGCATGGCCAAACGCGTAATCAACGAAGGCGCCAACCTTGGCCTACGTCCTTCCATTGTCTTTGATAGCGAAGCCTATGCGACAACCTTCGCTACAGAAGACCGCATCACCGGTATGACTGCTTTCTTGAATAAAACAAAGGCCAACTTTCAAAACCGTTGA